GTCAGGGGTTCTCCCAGCCCAACACAGGGGACCCCTCTGCAGGGGAGCCGGGCACGGCCCCCTGTCAGACCTGGTACCTCGGGGTGTCTTGGCCGGGCTGCCCCCTGACAAGCTCTCCCAACTCTGTCTTCAGGTTCAGCCCGAATCTGACACCATGCCCCTGAGGAATAGCAGCGAGCTTTGGAAGCAGGGAGAAGACCTAGAGGAGGCCGAGGGCCTGGGGATGCCCAGCTGTctggggctgaggaggaggaggaaggggaggaggaggctccacCTTCCCCCTCTACCCCATCTCCCCCATACCACCTATCTCATCTCTctctatcctcctcctcctccccctcctccttcccctcctcctccccctcctccttgtcGTCTTGCCCTTCATTGTCCTTCTCTGGCATGGTCTTTGGCCCCCCAGAGGAGGGGTCTGCTACTCCCGCGGCCCTGAGTGCTCCCCAGAGCTCTCAGAGTGCCGACCGCTCCCCCAATGGTGGGGCAGCTGGTGGCCTTGGCCAGCCCGAGCCTCCTGGCCCCAGCGGCCCAGGGGAGGCGGGAGATGAGGAGCCCTTGGTGGAGGGCAGTTTCCGCATGAAGACGGCTGCCCTGGTGGTATTCCTGCTCCTCAAGTATCGCAACAAGCAGCCCACCAGCAAGGCAGAGATGCTGGAGGTCTTCACCCCAGAATACCAGGACGACTTCCCCGCCATCTTGAGCCAAGCGTCCATCTGCTTGCGGCTGGTCTTTGGCCTAGACGTGATTGAAGTGGATCCCAGGGAGCACTCCTACGTCCTCAACCccatcctgggcctcacctgggatgGGATGCTGAGCGATCAGTGGGGTATCCCCAAGACCAGCCTCCTGGGGCTGGTCCTGGGGTTGATCCTCCTACAGGATGGATGTGTCCTCGAGGAGGAGGTGTGGGAGACTCCGGGGTTCACAGGGGTGGCGATGGCCAAGAGCACATAGTCTATCGGGAGCCCAGGGGCCACTTCACCAACGTGTGGGTGCAGGAAGGCTACCTGCAGTGCCGGCAGGTTGCGGACAGTGACCCTGCCCGCAACGAGTTCCTTGGGTGCCCAGGGCCTACGAAGAAACTAACAAGTTTCCACCGTAGCCACGTGAGTGTGCAAAGTAGTGGCAATGAGATGTGATCCTGCCTTGGAAGCACCCACCCCACAGCTGGTGGGCACTTGGGGGCATTCTGTAGATGAGCCGCTGTGTCCCACAGAGAGGGCCAGTGGGCAGTCCTTCCTGCCACCTGACCCTTGGGTCTCCAAGACACGGCCATCAAACCCCTCAGGCCCCGCACGAGGTTCCTTTGGGAGGCCATCTGCCCGTTGCCCAGTGGCCGGGCCAGGATTGCGGGCGTCCTGCTCCTGGGGTCCAGCTGGCAGCCCCCATagcccctgctgcctgccctgtCCTGTCTCTCCT
This genomic window from Canis lupus familiaris isolate Mischka breed German Shepherd unplaced genomic scaffold, alternate assembly UU_Cfam_GSD_1.0 chrUn_S358H518, whole genome shotgun sequence contains:
- the LOC119879176 gene encoding melanoma-associated antigen 10-like, encoding MVFGPPEEGSATPAALSAPQSSQSADRSPNGGAAGGLGQPEPPGPSGPGEAGDEEPLVEGSFRMKTAALVVFLLLKYRNKQPTSKAEMLEVFTPEYQDDFPAILSQASICLRLVFGLDVIEVDPREHSYVLNPILGLTWDGMLSDQWGIPKTSLLGLVLGLILLQDGCVLEEEEGYLQCRQVADSDPARNEFLGCPGPTKKLTSFHRSHTGIPSAYLCSRGADQAVPPAVHVLGAGDLIAE